One Methanobrevibacter wolinii SH DNA segment encodes these proteins:
- a CDS encoding IMP cyclohydrolase, protein MYLGRILAVGMNCDKKPFVAYRVSSRHFPNRQAKVNGKEAAIIPRPGFETDIFKNTYIAYNCIRIVDDLAIVSNGSQTDVIADKLAMGMNIKDALAYSLLTMDYEKDDYHTPRIAGVVSSNTNEEEYEAYVGIVTDSKIIVEKLDYGQAVYISVYEHQEPHTIEYNASSSEEIAQYIFNQGEFADFEHPVTSVGSVYDGDWNTSAIVPDFNE, encoded by the coding sequence ATGTATTTGGGAAGAATTTTAGCAGTAGGTATGAATTGTGATAAAAAACCATTTGTTGCATATAGAGTATCAAGTAGACATTTTCCTAATAGACAAGCAAAAGTAAATGGTAAAGAAGCAGCAATAATTCCAAGACCTGGTTTTGAAACAGATATTTTTAAAAATACTTATATTGCATATAATTGTATTAGAATTGTTGATGATTTAGCTATTGTATCTAATGGTTCTCAAACAGATGTTATTGCAGATAAACTTGCTATGGGTATGAATATAAAAGATGCACTTGCATATTCTCTTTTAACTATGGATTATGAAAAAGATGATTATCATACTCCTCGTATTGCGGGTGTTGTTAGTTCAAATACTAATGAAGAGGAATATGAAGCATATGTTGGTATTGTAACTGATTCAAAAATTATTGTTGAAAAATTAGATTATGGTCAAGCAGTTTATATTTCTGTATATGAGCATCAAGAACCTCATACTATAGAATATAATGCATCTTCTAGTGAAGAAATTGCTCAGTATATTTTTAATCAAGGTGAATTTGCAGATTTTGAACATCCTGTAACTTCTGTTGGTTCTGTTTATGATGGAGACTGGAATACTTCTGCAATAGTACCTGATTTTAATGAATAA
- a CDS encoding coenzyme F420-0:L-glutamate ligase — MNLELFGLEGIPIVNKGENIAELILKALKNQGKTLEDKDIVLVAETLVSKAEGNVIKLGDILPSEDAILIAKKSKKDSKLVEAIIQEAREVVAVGPDFVITETNQGFVCANSGIDESNVGDGLATPMPEDADLSAKKIREELEKATGKKLAVIITDTQGRAFRVGAVGVAIGCSGIDPLWKRQGDEDLYGRKLHSSEVATADELAAAASLVQGQADEGLPVVVIRGFSAFDTLRNTESDIHPLLRPKEFDVFRN; from the coding sequence ATGAATTTAGAATTATTTGGATTAGAAGGAATTCCTATTGTTAATAAAGGAGAAAATATTGCAGAATTAATTTTAAAAGCATTAAAAAATCAGGGTAAAACTCTTGAAGATAAAGATATTGTTTTAGTTGCAGAAACTCTTGTTTCTAAAGCAGAAGGTAATGTTATAAAGTTAGGTGATATTTTACCTTCAGAAGATGCAATATTAATTGCTAAAAAATCTAAAAAGGATTCTAAATTAGTTGAAGCTATTATTCAAGAGGCAAGGGAAGTTGTTGCAGTTGGTCCTGATTTTGTTATTACTGAAACAAATCAAGGTTTTGTATGTGCAAATTCTGGGATCGATGAATCAAATGTAGGTGATGGTTTAGCAACACCTATGCCTGAAGATGCAGATTTATCTGCAAAAAAAATAAGAGAAGAACTTGAAAAAGCAACAGGTAAGAAATTAGCTGTAATAATTACTGATACTCAAGGAAGAGCATTTAGAGTTGGTGCTGTTGGTGTTGCTATTGGATGTTCTGGTATTGATCCTTTGTGGAAAAGACAAGGTGATGAAGATTTATATGGTAGAAAACTACATAGTTCTGAAGTAGCTACTGCAGATGAACTTGCTGCTGCAGCTTCTTTAGTACAAGGTCAAGCAGACGAAGGTTTACCTGTTGTTGTTATTAGAGGATTCTCTGCATTTGATACTTTAAGAAACACTGAAAGTGATATTCATCCACTTCTTCGTCCAAAAGAATTTGATGTATTTAGAAATTAA